In Methanobacterium bryantii, the following proteins share a genomic window:
- a CDS encoding NAD(P)H-dependent glycerol-3-phosphate dehydrogenase, producing MDLKVSVIGAGGLGTAIAQLISVNADSVYLYARRKEVVDEIAKTRHNTEYYPNLKLAENIIPVNDFNHVKSCDIVFLCVPSSGIRSPLKELSKFICKDCILVSTAKGIEYPSLKTMSEIVAEYFDRFPVILSGPNFASEIALSLFTVANIASDDPKHLDLVKKVLTTDEFKVKLNKDVIGTECCGVIKNINAIAYGICEGMNLNDNARYAVLTKGFNETKDLIEALGGKRDTVNDYCGFGDVVLTSTSGESRNHTLGMLYGQRIVVDEKASGIIFEGKNSIMAIKALCDETSVDSAIVDFVYDIIVESIPPKIAFKKLWDKMEC from the coding sequence ATGGATTTAAAAGTTTCAGTCATTGGAGCGGGTGGACTCGGAACAGCTATTGCGCAACTTATCTCTGTTAATGCAGATTCAGTTTATTTATATGCCCGACGTAAAGAAGTTGTCGATGAAATAGCTAAAACAAGACATAACACAGAATATTATCCTAATTTAAAGTTAGCAGAAAATATTATCCCTGTTAATGATTTTAACCATGTTAAAAGTTGTGATATTGTATTTTTATGTGTTCCATCATCTGGAATTAGATCTCCTCTAAAAGAGTTATCTAAATTCATCTGTAAAGACTGTATACTCGTAAGTACAGCTAAAGGGATAGAATATCCCTCATTAAAAACTATGAGTGAAATCGTGGCAGAATACTTTGATAGATTTCCAGTTATATTATCTGGACCTAACTTTGCATCTGAAATTGCACTTTCACTGTTTACAGTAGCCAATATAGCTTCTGACGATCCAAAACACCTGGATCTGGTTAAAAAAGTATTAACTACTGATGAATTTAAAGTTAAATTAAATAAAGATGTAATCGGGACAGAATGCTGCGGCGTAATTAAGAATATAAACGCAATTGCCTATGGTATATGTGAAGGAATGAATTTAAATGATAATGCAAGGTATGCCGTGTTAACGAAAGGATTTAATGAGACTAAAGACTTAATAGAAGCATTAGGTGGTAAAAGAGATACAGTTAACGATTACTGTGGATTTGGTGATGTAGTTTTAACATCTACATCTGGAGAAAGTAGGAACCACACTTTAGGGATGTTATATGGTCAAAGGATAGTTGTAGATGAAAAAGCTTCAGGAATAATATTTGAAGGTAAAAACTCCATAATGGCCATAAAAGCGCTGTGTGATGAGACTTCCGTAGACAGTGCAATTGTTGATTTTGTATATGACATTATAGTAGAATCTATACCTCCAAAAATAGCTTTTAAGAAACTATGGGATAAAATGGAATGCTAA